A single genomic interval of Cellvibrio sp. PSBB023 harbors:
- a CDS encoding filamentous hemagglutinin N-terminal domain-containing protein, with protein sequence MSSTTLPKRFASISRQPQLSRQKLYAAMLIASQWMSASPLWAAPEGGEVVGGEGVITQNGVDTLIHQASDRLAIDWRSFDVAANERVEFIQPSSSSIALNRVLSNSASHILGRIDSNGQVMLVNPNGVVFGKDAIINVGGMIASGMSIDPASFINGDFTLNSLEGTDGKVINYGIINAATGGSVTLVGQQVQNNGLISAKLGAVNLAAGNEAVLTFDPSGLVGVKVTEAVLQQALGVDAAVINNGTINADGGRVLLSASVSEDIFSDAVNNGGMNKTSSVVMHEDGSFTLGAGADVINTGHIDTSVANGAAGKVVVVGNNVTTSGTITANTGSGTAGAIELHSTDTTLVTESGAISAQATTQGHGGDIKVLGNKVGLLDNAQVNASGANGGGQVLIGGDKTGQNLQIRNADFIYLGKDSSVKTDALINGNGGKLITFASDTARIYGNLYSRGGSEGGNGGFIETSGLKGFEILNTPDITAAAGSGGTWLIDPYDIVINDNDNDNYKIDTDEKKFTSVDSARLGASNIKSALENGSTVIVQTGGSAGDGNGNGNITVSGRITFDINNGSNEDGTATLRLLAHGNINIGATIERDNDNDSTNNGQNNASNTGKGILNIELIANKDNVGGGNITITNGVNIATNGGYFYAGKSAAEIDGRLDDDYTNKIVDFTSIGATINTSGAFGGGDIVINATNNVSLGVLKFGYDYLNAYKKQDNSTNVANLVRVGSVSVNAGGDVTLGGAIDFNNTGKRKNNGEKGYIGNTLDGEDTLLKINALGNITIGALISDAGYGDARDALDIDLTAGNAITINANIYTAGGNFTTSSQTFNSSGRLINTDRANSNPSDTITDVNGNGIQNGNAQWSNRGNITINAASTVTLGSLVTDAVAEKGERQGNLIIQGINQTDGISTDSLTVTQSGSLDIAGTSTFNLGTGGNITLLDDDNRFAGSLSFVSANNVEVKNTKATVLDDSEITSTFVLVSDGISQDEGKKLIIGGDTSLNSGTKNIVFNGSVNSTESTESTEANLTLIGGDISFANAVGGIKRLGEFTITSTGEVKFQSIDATPAVAQDISAKSLSVTAAKSFISGNITTAGGDVDITASDSIIVQSINTSADTAGKIALTVNGNGDEKSITINGDLNAQNTDGSQNDVVLTLKDTSAAGAINLNHTSFFSSDVTLTGLGEKNTLNALDVDNTWELTADNAGTITGNTNSKKITFSGFENINGGSEGDAFIVKNNSKFTGLIDGGAGANSLNIADESNTDAYAIAVANIYDENASLTVKGITTIVGNNHNDTSLIIASGNNEWIIDGIDKGMVSLVSFEQIKNLMGGEGNDSFKFGAAGQITGSINGGSGNNSITAREADTLWMINGENSGSLGLASEVGTRYLESFSNVQHLIGTEANDTFIFTNDAKVELADGKDGFDTADLSQITTDITVTIDETSEYGFTSVEKIIANENANFTLAATSGNNNWSIDSSNAGQVNGIQFVDFKILQGGSDIDTFTIDTNFAGSIYGGAGNDIFNINAQVGSIFGGNGDDRFVFFEVGSVTTASGNDGDDIVDLSNLTAARIITLNGTSINNVDSVSRVIANSAYDFTLEATSGNNIWRIYDFDDSGTAADSTNDGVVNGIQFVDFKILQGGSGIDTFTIDTNFDGSIYGGDGNDIFNINAKVNELHGENGADIFNIHALVNNISGGSGNDSFIFYAGGDVTTANGDAGSDLVDFSNLNANYTITLNGSTINNIASVSRVIANGAYEFTLAATSGNNTWRVYDFDGSGTAADGTNDGVVNGIQFVDFKILQGGSGIDTFTIDTNFMGTIDGGVGNDIFNINAQAGSIFGGDGADTFNINALVNNISGGNGDDRFVFFEVGSVTTASGNDGDDIVDFSNLTAARTITLNGTRINNVDSVSRVIANSAYDFTLAATSGNNTWRIYDFDGSGTTADGTNDGVVNGIQFVDFKILQGGSGIDTFTIDTNFDGSIYGGDGNDIFNINAKVNELHGEDGADTFNIKAQVENIFGGNGDDRFVFFEGGSVTTASGDDGYDIVDFSNLTAARIITLNGTSINNVDSVSRVIANSTYDFTLEATSGNNIWRIYDFDDSGTVADGTNDGVVNGIQFVDFKILKGGSGIDTFTIDTNFKGTIYGVAGNNVFNVNANVNTIYGGDENDSFVLGNSGSVTTLNGGLGTNTLTGRNNNNVWTLTADNTGSLSTGNTTYINNFSNIQVLQGGNAVDIFNLDFAFSGTVKGGAGADIFNVNAETNILDGEDGNDSFRFNSDSNIGSANVIHGGDGNNDISGRETINTWEITSTNTGSVSVTSGTTYIASFNNIQTLNGGAAADDFIINASIGTIQSGAGNNTFYVNTAVGHLQGGADNDHFIFGAAGSAQSIIGAGGVNSLTGRNANNTWNITGAHAGNLGVTGAGLYVTNFSNIQNLQGGNSIDIFNINAIAGSVFGNAGNDQFVFNSNNNAGSAALIDGGADNNILIGRNAENTWTMLGANNGTLSTTNGTNYVANFSAIQQLEGGNAVDSLVAINQDNDWNITGVNRGNLGASGSTSFITFTNIENLIGRQALDRFTFTSNQSYITGLIDGGSSATLASIQDSLDLTAVTSGVTVELGNSSSNHLNVVNIESITAYTGNPNNNVIIGASDSAYRWNITSLNAGSIERITSPSLETSVNFNNFGELRGGTNSDRFNVQAQVSKSISGGEGEGIDLVDYSNRTEDVAITIGGNGSLGVTGINGIEGIIGNSGVNSAYNSTINVTDGNNTWTIGAFDSFSDGINDGTININGKIISFENFNRLIGGSGNDTFNYSALGQLIGLIDGGAGDNIVNASQSTKAQQFHVSGNEPGATNIVRIKELTGNLSTNSVLVSQSSSNIWNINNQGIGRLNDSLRFSGITNLMGGNYVDVFNIDNIASLKGLIDGSGGVDRVNLTGINSDISLGIGATAVADLKIANIELVEANTNRNNALIAEKSNDNTWEISARNAGKLNGTLSFSGFANLIGGEKTDVFSFINELSDISGFIDGNKGHDSLDLSISNRDAVVRIVSDDTTANNNNIRIKNIEEIAADARKNNQLIASDLDNLWTITATDAGRLSDVTSSSTIVFSNFKHLTGGNQNDTFNFESTGNITGFIDGAGQREQDVVDVSKSVNPNIVITAVGAESGYANIEKFIGNNITSSITGDNRVNNWVVHNNSGTINSSIMFEGFVNLIGGNNQDTFLLENAALSGYIDGSGGNDTFTLAQSSVAGGISGGAGDDVFNITVANGFSGTLDIRGGQGDDRLFISGGDANYKATHQQGVLQYTSPANLVYTANYSDIMEITDSVIADSLAVSGTSASDIFTLQNNKYWLNPTLSVNYLQKQNLIINGAADDQVKIDGAVSIAKTFTVNNASLIGENAGKIIAQNLELIATQDVGSNSDRLKLAVDNIYLKSTKGNVYIDEQDSLTIKEFSTSTTALFDLLIGGDLLSSTSINYAGQFNANSQYGNILLNNTNTFTGNLNLKAAGNIAIKNSAAVNFEEVRAQNLSVEADGTVTGIGSIIVNGLTSISSGANVTFMHADNDLNSLAIVKANNVFLKDKNSLTLTGVSASGDVSLSAKETVNIASACVNDCAENYGVRAKNLEINTGAGAITVGKNIDVIDNLTFRANGITVNDALSAKNINLNAGADTLLLSERGNLNGLAGNSIALSGNRIEQRSVIKGNGDISFVAADDIQMANGSLTESLSGNVTYRGKNIALGSIKAVNGSVNLTANGAISDNNGDDINIEANRWNADAIAGIGVGRFGSLGQDAIETDVNILSVRNAGKLQGDTKINILNTDSLIIEQLRNNGDISIANLTGDIILDNTNNEPFNINDSDARTQGGVINAGTNGGILTLSIPNGMVRAENKAVKSNPDIIADIATFDYSENTKFSFGERDRKIVMHIPSFYKQTARTSSIIWYLKKPLDTADSSTPIKNLMSNDQLIQIEGLSEIDPAIFTNVSNYIHDEVAILMPADQRFDEDEYAE encoded by the coding sequence TATTAATTGGCGGTGATAAAACCGGACAAAATCTGCAAATCCGCAATGCAGATTTTATTTATTTGGGTAAGGATTCTTCTGTAAAAACCGATGCATTAATCAATGGCAATGGCGGAAAATTAATTACCTTCGCCAGCGATACCGCTCGTATTTACGGCAACCTTTATTCGCGCGGTGGTAGTGAAGGCGGTAACGGTGGTTTTATTGAAACATCGGGATTAAAGGGGTTTGAAATTTTAAATACGCCGGATATTACTGCAGCGGCGGGATCTGGTGGGACTTGGTTGATTGATCCGTATGATATTGTTATAAATGATAATGATAATGATAATTATAAAATAGATACTGATGAGAAAAAATTTACATCTGTTGACTCAGCGAGATTAGGTGCTAGTAACATAAAGAGTGCATTAGAAAATGGTTCCACTGTTATTGTTCAGACGGGAGGAAGTGCCGGAGATGGCAATGGTAATGGAAATATTACAGTATCCGGTAGAATTACATTTGATATCAACAATGGTTCAAATGAAGATGGTACAGCAACACTAAGGTTGCTGGCTCATGGCAACATTAATATCGGCGCAACGATAGAGCGTGATAACGACAATGACTCGACGAATAATGGGCAAAATAACGCTAGTAATACAGGAAAAGGAATTTTAAATATTGAGCTTATTGCTAATAAAGATAATGTGGGTGGGGGAAATATAACTATCACCAACGGTGTAAACATAGCAACCAATGGTGGGTATTTTTATGCGGGGAAAAGCGCAGCAGAAATTGATGGTCGTTTAGATGATGACTACACGAATAAGATTGTTGATTTCACTTCAATTGGTGCAACCATAAACACCAGTGGTGCATTCGGTGGTGGTGATATTGTTATTAATGCAACGAATAACGTTTCATTAGGTGTATTAAAATTTGGATACGATTATTTAAATGCGTATAAAAAGCAAGATAACAGTACAAATGTAGCAAACTTGGTTCGAGTCGGTTCAGTCAGTGTTAATGCAGGTGGAGATGTTACGCTCGGCGGTGCAATCGATTTTAATAATACCGGGAAAAGAAAGAATAATGGAGAAAAAGGATATATTGGTAATACTCTGGATGGAGAAGATACCCTTTTAAAAATTAATGCTCTCGGCAATATAACTATTGGTGCGTTAATTAGTGATGCTGGATATGGCGACGCCCGCGATGCATTGGATATTGACTTAACTGCAGGTAATGCCATAACAATTAATGCCAACATATATACGGCTGGTGGGAACTTTACCACTTCAAGTCAAACATTTAATTCATCGGGTCGGTTAATAAATACAGATCGGGCAAATTCAAATCCTAGTGACACAATTACCGATGTTAACGGCAATGGCATCCAAAATGGCAACGCGCAATGGTCTAACCGCGGCAATATAACCATTAATGCAGCTTCTACAGTCACTCTTGGATCATTAGTAACGGATGCCGTTGCTGAAAAAGGAGAAAGGCAGGGAAATTTAATAATTCAAGGCATTAATCAAACAGACGGTATTTCAACGGATAGCCTTACGGTGACGCAAAGCGGTTCACTGGATATTGCGGGCACTAGCACCTTTAACCTTGGCACCGGTGGAAATATTACGTTATTAGACGATGACAATAGGTTCGCGGGTAGCTTGTCATTTGTTAGCGCAAATAATGTGGAAGTGAAAAATACCAAAGCAACGGTGCTTGATGATTCAGAAATTACGAGCACCTTCGTTCTGGTTAGTGATGGAATTTCACAGGATGAAGGAAAAAAATTAATCATTGGCGGCGATACATCCTTAAATTCCGGTACAAAAAATATTGTATTTAATGGCTCTGTCAATTCAACGGAATCAACGGAATCAACGGAAGCCAATTTGACGCTCATAGGCGGAGACATCAGTTTCGCTAATGCAGTGGGCGGCATCAAGCGTTTGGGCGAATTTACAATTACCTCTACTGGCGAGGTTAAATTCCAGAGTATTGATGCTACACCTGCTGTTGCTCAAGACATCAGTGCCAAATCATTGAGTGTAACTGCTGCAAAATCTTTCATTTCAGGCAACATAACTACCGCTGGTGGCGATGTTGATATTACGGCTTCTGATAGCATCATAGTTCAGTCAATAAATACTTCTGCCGATACGGCAGGAAAAATTGCGCTGACGGTGAATGGTAATGGTGACGAAAAGAGCATTACCATAAATGGTGATTTGAATGCACAAAACACAGACGGTAGTCAAAACGACGTTGTGTTAACCCTGAAGGATACTTCGGCAGCAGGTGCCATAAACCTCAATCATACTAGTTTCTTTTCTTCAGATGTTACTCTCACAGGCTTAGGCGAAAAAAACACGCTCAATGCTTTGGATGTTGATAATACCTGGGAGCTGACGGCAGATAATGCGGGCACTATTACCGGAAATACAAATTCAAAAAAAATCACCTTTTCCGGTTTTGAAAATATTAATGGTGGTTCTGAAGGTGATGCCTTTATAGTTAAAAATAATAGTAAATTTACTGGCTTAATTGATGGCGGCGCCGGTGCAAATTCACTCAATATTGCCGATGAATCTAACACGGATGCTTATGCGATAGCCGTCGCCAATATCTACGATGAAAACGCATCCCTTACTGTTAAAGGCATTACAACCATTGTTGGCAATAACCATAACGATACCTCTTTGATAATCGCTTCCGGAAATAATGAGTGGATTATTGACGGTATCGATAAAGGAATGGTTAGCTTAGTATCCTTTGAGCAAATCAAAAATTTAATGGGTGGTGAAGGCAACGACAGTTTTAAATTTGGAGCTGCCGGACAGATTACGGGGTCCATTAATGGTGGATCAGGTAATAACAGTATCACTGCACGCGAAGCAGACACCTTATGGATGATTAATGGTGAAAATTCCGGCTCCTTGGGCTTGGCCAGTGAAGTAGGAACACGCTATCTGGAAAGTTTCAGTAATGTTCAGCATTTAATCGGTACTGAAGCGAATGATACGTTTATTTTTACTAATGACGCTAAAGTCGAGTTAGCCGATGGTAAAGATGGTTTTGACACGGCAGATTTATCACAAATTACAACCGATATTACAGTTACTATAGATGAAACCTCAGAATACGGTTTTACGAGTGTAGAGAAAATTATTGCAAACGAAAACGCTAACTTCACTTTGGCTGCCACCTCTGGCAATAACAATTGGAGTATTGATAGCAGTAATGCTGGTCAGGTAAATGGAATTCAGTTTGTGGATTTTAAAATCCTGCAAGGTGGGTCAGACATTGATACCTTTACGATTGATACCAACTTCGCCGGTTCAATTTATGGCGGGGCTGGAAATGATATTTTTAATATCAACGCCCAAGTAGGCAGCATTTTCGGCGGCAATGGCGATGACCGTTTTGTTTTCTTCGAAGTGGGAAGCGTTACCACGGCAAGCGGTAATGATGGTGATGATATTGTGGACCTCAGCAATCTCACGGCAGCTCGCATTATCACCCTAAACGGCACCAGCATAAATAATGTAGACAGTGTTTCCCGTGTAATTGCCAATAGCGCTTATGACTTCACTTTGGAGGCCACTTCTGGCAATAACATCTGGCGCATTTATGATTTTGATGATTCGGGCACGGCAGCCGACAGTACCAATGACGGTGTCGTAAATGGCATTCAGTTTGTGGACTTTAAAATTCTGCAAGGTGGATCGGGCATTGATACCTTTACGATAGATACCAACTTCGACGGCTCAATTTATGGTGGTGACGGAAATGATATTTTCAATATCAATGCCAAAGTAAATGAGTTGCACGGTGAAAATGGAGCAGACATCTTTAATATCCATGCGCTAGTAAATAATATTTCTGGCGGAAGTGGTAATGACAGTTTTATTTTTTACGCGGGAGGCGATGTAACCACAGCAAATGGTGATGCAGGTAGTGATCTTGTAGACTTTAGTAATCTCAACGCAAATTATACTATTACCTTAAACGGCTCTACTATTAACAATATTGCCAGTGTCTCGCGTGTGATCGCAAATGGCGCTTATGAATTCACCTTGGCTGCCACTTCTGGTAATAACACTTGGCGCGTTTATGATTTTGATGGTTCGGGCACAGCAGCCGACGGTACAAATGACGGTGTGGTAAATGGCATTCAGTTTGTGGACTTTAAAATCCTGCAAGGTGGATCGGGCATTGATACCTTTACGATTGATACCAATTTCATGGGGACAATTGATGGTGGTGTCGGTAATGATATTTTTAATATCAATGCCCAGGCAGGTAGCATTTTCGGCGGTGATGGTGCAGACACCTTTAATATTAATGCACTGGTAAACAATATTTCTGGTGGCAATGGCGATGACCGTTTTGTTTTCTTCGAAGTGGGAAGCGTTACCACGGCAAGCGGTAATGATGGCGATGATATAGTGGACTTCAGCAATCTCACGGCAGCCCGCACAATTACCCTAAACGGCACCCGCATTAATAATGTCGACAGTGTTTCCCGTGTGATTGCCAATAGCGCTTATGACTTCACCTTGGCCGCTACCTCTGGTAATAACACTTGGCGCATTTATGATTTTGATGGTTCGGGCACGACAGCCGACGGTACTAATGACGGTGTGGTAAATGGTATTCAGTTTGTGGATTTTAAAATCCTGCAAGGCGGATCGGGCATTGATACCTTTACGATAGATACCAACTTCGACGGCTCAATTTATGGTGGTGACGGAAATGATATTTTCAATATCAATGCCAAAGTAAATGAGTTGCACGGTGAAGATGGAGCAGACACTTTTAATATCAAAGCCCAGGTAGAAAACATTTTTGGCGGCAATGGCGATGACCGTTTTGTTTTCTTCGAAGGAGGAAGTGTTACTACGGCAAGCGGTGATGATGGCTACGATATCGTGGACTTCAGCAATCTCACGGCAGCCCGCATTATCACCCTAAACGGCACCAGCATAAATAATGTCGACAGTGTTTCCCGTGTAATTGCCAATAGCACTTATGACTTCACTTTGGAAGCCACTTCTGGCAATAACATCTGGCGCATTTATGATTTTGATGATTCGGGCACGGTAGCCGACGGTACTAATGACGGTGTGGTAAATGGTATTCAGTTTGTGGATTTTAAAATCCTGAAAGGAGGATCGGGTATTGATACCTTTACGATAGATACCAACTTCAAGGGGACAATTTATGGTGTTGCTGGTAACAACGTTTTTAATGTCAATGCTAATGTAAATACTATTTATGGCGGCGACGAAAATGATTCTTTTGTGTTGGGTAATTCTGGCTCTGTCACAACACTCAATGGTGGATTGGGAACCAATACACTGACTGGCCGAAATAATAACAATGTCTGGACCTTAACTGCAGATAATACAGGTAGCTTATCTACGGGTAACACAACCTACATTAATAATTTCTCTAATATACAAGTACTGCAAGGCGGCAATGCTGTTGACATATTCAATCTGGACTTTGCCTTTTCAGGAACAGTGAAAGGTGGTGCAGGAGCCGACATTTTTAATGTGAATGCGGAAACTAATATCCTTGATGGAGAAGACGGTAATGATAGTTTCCGATTTAATAGTGATTCTAATATCGGTAGCGCAAATGTAATTCATGGTGGTGATGGTAATAACGATATTAGCGGCCGTGAAACGATCAATACCTGGGAGATTACCTCGACGAATACCGGTAGTGTAAGTGTGACATCGGGTACAACTTATATTGCCAGCTTTAATAATATTCAAACACTGAATGGTGGTGCAGCAGCAGACGACTTTATTATCAATGCCAGTATTGGCACTATCCAATCCGGTGCTGGAAATAATACGTTTTATGTCAATACCGCTGTCGGACACCTGCAAGGTGGTGCCGATAATGATCACTTTATCTTTGGTGCAGCAGGTTCAGCACAATCTATTATTGGTGCCGGCGGTGTAAATAGCTTAACAGGACGTAATGCTAACAATACATGGAATATTACGGGTGCTCATGCAGGTAATTTGGGTGTTACAGGTGCAGGTTTATATGTAACCAATTTTTCAAACATTCAAAATCTGCAAGGTGGCAATAGCATAGATATTTTCAATATCAATGCTATTGCGGGAAGTGTGTTTGGAAATGCGGGCAACGATCAGTTTGTATTTAATAGTAATAATAATGCAGGTAGCGCCGCACTGATTGATGGTGGTGCAGATAATAATATCCTTATCGGGCGCAATGCGGAAAATACCTGGACAATGCTTGGCGCTAATAATGGAACATTATCAACTACTAATGGTACTAACTATGTTGCGAATTTTTCTGCAATCCAGCAGCTGGAAGGTGGAAACGCGGTAGATAGTCTTGTTGCGATTAACCAGGATAATGATTGGAACATCACCGGGGTTAATAGAGGGAACCTTGGCGCATCAGGCTCAACATCTTTCATCACATTTACCAATATAGAGAATCTAATTGGTCGCCAGGCACTTGATAGATTTACCTTTACCAGCAATCAAAGCTACATCACTGGTTTAATTGATGGTGGTAGTTCAGCAACATTAGCATCGATTCAGGATTCATTGGATCTTACAGCAGTAACCAGTGGCGTGACGGTTGAGTTAGGTAATAGTTCATCCAATCATCTCAATGTCGTTAATATTGAATCTATTACGGCATATACAGGAAATCCAAATAACAATGTCATCATTGGCGCAAGCGATAGCGCATACCGTTGGAATATCACTAGCTTGAATGCTGGCTCCATAGAGCGTATCACCTCCCCTTCTTTGGAAACCAGCGTCAACTTCAATAATTTTGGTGAACTGCGCGGCGGCACAAACAGCGATAGATTTAATGTTCAAGCACAAGTGAGCAAAAGTATTAGTGGTGGTGAAGGTGAAGGTATCGATCTGGTTGATTATTCTAATAGAACAGAAGATGTTGCAATAACCATTGGTGGCAATGGCTCATTAGGTGTTACCGGTATTAATGGCATTGAAGGCATTATTGGTAATAGTGGTGTAAACAGTGCTTATAACAGCACGATTAATGTTACCGATGGCAATAATACCTGGACAATTGGCGCTTTCGATAGCTTTTCTGACGGAATTAATGATGGAACTATTAATATCAATGGAAAAATTATTTCCTTTGAAAATTTTAATCGACTTATTGGTGGCTCCGGAAATGATACCTTTAATTATTCCGCCCTTGGTCAATTGATAGGACTGATTGATGGAGGTGCTGGTGATAATATTGTAAATGCCTCGCAATCTACAAAAGCACAACAATTTCATGTCAGTGGTAATGAGCCAGGTGCGACTAATATCGTAAGAATAAAAGAACTCACAGGGAACCTATCAACCAATAGTGTATTAGTTAGCCAGTCTTCATCAAATATATGGAATATTAATAATCAAGGGATTGGGCGACTAAATGATTCATTGCGTTTTTCAGGAATAACCAACCTTATGGGTGGAAATTATGTAGACGTTTTTAATATTGACAATATTGCATCATTGAAGGGATTAATTGATGGTAGTGGTGGTGTTGATCGTGTAAATCTTACTGGTATCAATTCAGATATAAGCTTGGGTATTGGTGCTACTGCCGTTGCTGATTTAAAAATAGCGAACATTGAGCTAGTTGAAGCAAATACCAATAGAAATAATGCGCTTATTGCTGAAAAATCGAATGATAATACTTGGGAAATATCTGCCCGCAATGCGGGAAAACTGAATGGCACACTGTCTTTTTCCGGCTTTGCTAATCTGATCGGTGGTGAAAAGACGGATGTGTTTAGCTTTATTAATGAACTGTCTGATATCAGTGGTTTTATTGATGGCAATAAGGGGCATGATAGTCTGGATCTGAGTATCAGTAACCGTGATGCGGTTGTCCGTATAGTCTCTGATGATACAACGGCAAACAATAACAATATCAGAATTAAAAACATCGAAGAGATCGCAGCGGATGCAAGGAAAAATAATCAACTGATTGCCAGTGATCTGGATAATTTATGGACCATCACTGCAACTGATGCAGGGCGATTAAGTGATGTTACCTCTTCATCGACTATAGTATTTTCGAACTTTAAACATCTGACTGGCGGCAATCAAAACGACACCTTTAACTTTGAATCAACAGGAAATATTACCGGTTTTATCGATGGCGCTGGCCAGCGTGAGCAAGATGTTGTCGATGTGAGTAAATCGGTCAATCCGAATATTGTTATCACTGCTGTAGGTGCAGAGAGTGGTTATGCCAATATCGAAAAATTTATTGGCAATAACATCACCAGTAGTATTACGGGTGATAACCGTGTGAATAACTGGGTTGTTCACAATAATAGCGGTACCATTAATAGCTCGATTATGTTTGAGGGATTCGTTAACCTGATTGGTGGTAATAATCAAGATACCTTTCTGTTGGAGAACGCTGCTCTATCTGGGTATATCGATGGCTCCGGTGGTAACGATACTTTCACCCTTGCGCAAAGTAGCGTCGCGGGCGGTATTAGCGGTGGCGCTGGCGATGATGTATTTAATATAACCGTAGCAAACGGTTTTTCCGGTACATTGGATATTCGTGGTGGGCAAGGCGATGATCGCCTGTTTATATCTGGTGGTGATGCAAATTACAAAGCTACGCATCAGCAAGGGGTTTTGCAATATACAAGTCCGGCTAATCTCGTTTATACAGCGAATTATTCCGACATAATGGAAATTACTGATAGCGTAATTGCGGATAGCCTTGCGGTATCAGGTACATCGGCGAGTGATATCTTCACGCTGCAAAACAATAAATACTGGTTAAATCCAACACTATCTGTAAATTATCTGCAAAAGCAAAATCTCATTATTAATGGTGCGGCAGATGATCAGGTAAAGATAGATGGAGCTGTGTCTATTGCTAAAACCTTTACGGTTAATAATGCCTCTCTAATAGGTGAAAATGCTGGAAAAATAATTGCTCAAAACCTTGAGCTGATTGCCACTCAAGACGTTGGCAGTAATTCTGATCGATTAAAACTAGCGGTTGATAACATCTATTTAAAATCAACCAAAGGTAATGTATATATCGATGAGCAAGACTCCCTTACGATAAAAGAATTCTCTACATCAACTACTGCCTTATTCGATCTGCTCATAGGGGGAGATTTACTTTCTTCTACAAGTATTAATTATGCCGGTCAATTTAATGCCAATTCACAATACGGCAATATCCTACTGAATAACACGAATACTTTTACCGGTAATTTGAATTTAAAAGCAGCTGGGAATATTGCGATAAAAAACAGTGCTGCTGTAAACTTTGAAGAAGTTCGTGCTCAAAACCTGAGTGTTGAAGCCGATGGAACGGTAACAGGCATTGGCTCCATTATTGTGAATGGTCTAACCAGCATATCGTCCGGTGCTAATGTTACTTTCATGCATGCTGACAATGATCTTAATTCGCTTGCAATTGTTAAAGCGAATAATGTTTTCCTTAAGGATAAAAATAGCCTTACATTAACTGGCGTTTCTGCATCTGGTGATGTCTCTCTCAGCGCAAAAGAGACAGTAAATATTGCTTCAGCATGTGTAAATGATTGCGCTGAAAATTATGGCGTGCGCGCAAAAAATCTGGAAATAAATACTGGTGCCGGAGCTATCACGGTCGGTAAGAATATTGATGTTATTGATAATCTTACATTTAGAGCCAATGGTATAACTGTAAATGATGCACTCTCCGCAAAAAATATCAATCTGAATGCTGGCGCAGACACTTTATTATTAAGTGAGCGTGGCAATCTAAATGGACTAGCGGGAAATTCTATTGCGCTTAGTGGCAATAGAATTGAGCAGCGGTCGGTTATTAAGGGTAATGGAGATATCAGTTTTGTTGCAGCCGATGATATTCAAATGGCTAATGGTTCTTTGACGGAATCCCTGTCTGGCAATGTAACTTATCGCGGTAAAAATATTGCACTTGGCAGCATTAAAGCTGTTAATGGTTCTGTTAATCTGACCGCAAACGGAGCCATAAGTGACAATAATGGTGATGACATCAATATAGAGGCAAACCGTTGGAATGCAGATGCAATAGCCGGTATAGGAGTGGGCCGTTTCGGCTCCTTGGGGCAGGATGCTATAGAAACAGATGTGAATATACTGTCTGTGAGAAACGCCGGTAAGCTTCAGGGCGATACAAAAATTAATATCTTAAACACAGATTCACTCATCATTGAGCAGTTGAGAAATAATGGTGATATTTCTATAGCCAATCTCACTGGCGACATCATCCTTGATAATACTAATAATGAACCATTTAACATTAATGACAGCGATGCGCGTACACAAGGCGGTGTTATTAATGCCGGGACAAACGGCGGCATTTTAACCCTATCTATACCCAACGGAATGGTTCGCGCTGAAAACAAAGCCGTTAAATCCAATCCTGACATTATTGCTGATATAGCTACTTTTGATTATTCAGAGAATACGAAATTTAGTTTTGGTGAGCGGGATCGGAAAATTGTTATGCATATTCCGAGCTTCTATAAACAGACTGCCAGAACCAGTTCTATTATTTGGTACTTGAAAAAGCCACTTGATACCGCGGATTCATCTACACCGATAAAAAATCTCATGAGTAATGACCAGTTAATTCAAATTGAAGGACTGAGTGAAATTGATCCGGCTATTTTCACGAATGTAAGCAACTATATTCATGATGAGGTTGCTATTTTAATGCCAGCCGATCAGCGTTTTGATGAAGATGAATACGCAGAATAA